AACTCCGACTCCGGCCAGGAGTGCCGCGGCCCGGCGTGCCCGACGTAGGTCAGCAGGCCGGACTCCTCCAGCCACGGCACCAGGTGCTTGTGCGGGCCGCCCTTGCGGACGTTGACCACGACGGCGTGGCCGTCCAGCAGGGCGTCGGCCCGTTCCCGCTCGTCGTCGGTCCAGGAACTCGCTTCATCCGGCAGCACCGCCACCACCTCCGCCGCCCAGGGTCCCGCCACCCCGATCCCCCGACAACAACGCCCGTCACCCGGGGCGTCGATTTCGCGCGAAATCGACGCCCCAGAGATGAGGTGGGCGGAGCGGCTCAGATGTCGGTGATGCGCAAGCCCGCGTGGGCCTTGTAGCGGCGGTTGATCGCGATGAGGTTCGCGGTCAGCGCCTCCACCTGGTGGGCGTTGCGCAGGCGGCCGCCGTAGACGCCGCGCACGCCGGGGATCACGTCGGCCAGGGCGCGGACCACGTCGGTGGCCTCGCGGTCGTCGCCGAGCACGAGGACGTCGAGGTCGACGTGGTCGACGCTCAGGTCCGCCAGCGCCACCGCCGAGACGTGGTGGAACGCGGCGGTCACCCGCGACTCGGGCAGCAGCTGCTCGGCCTGCTGGGCCGCGCTGCCCTCCGGCACCGCCAGCGCGAACGGGCCCTTCTTGTCGAAGCCCAGCGGGTTCACGCAGTCGACCACGATCTTGCCCGCCAGCTGCGACTGCAGGGACTTCAGCAGCTCCGCGTGGCCCTCCCAGGGAACCGCGGCCAGCACGATGTCGGCGGACGCCGCGCAGCCCGCGTTGTCCTGGCCGGTGACGTCACCGCCGGCGACCTCGACGATCTCCTTCGCCGCCTGCTCGGCGCGGTCGGCGCTGCGCGAGCCGATGACGACCTTCAGCCCCGCCCGGGCCCACCTGATCGCCAGCCCGCGGCCCTGCGCCCCGGTTCCACCCAGGACACCGATGGTCATCTCCCGCACCTCAGCCACCACTGGCCCCTTTCGTCGCCGTCGACTCCTCACCGTCAACGATCGACCGGCGCGCGGGAATCCGCCACGGGGTGTGCGTCAGGCCACTTCGAACGCGACCTCGCGGCGCTCGGGGTCGGCCACCACCAGCCGCACCCGGACCTGCTGGCCCTCGCCGAGCCCGTCACCGGTGCAGCGGGCGATGACCGGCGGCGCGGCCACGAACACCTCGCCCGCCACGCCGTTCGAGGCGCGCAGCACGGTGGCCGGGAACTCCTCGCCCACCCGCGAGACCAGCGACCACGCCTGCGCCTGGGCGATGCAGGCCCGCTCCACCTGCCCCGCCATCCGGTCGGAGCTGCCCATCGCCGAGGGCAGCTGCGCCAACGCCTCCAGCACCCACCCGGGCACCGGCCGGTCCTCGGACACCGCCAGGCACACCTCAGCGCTGTAGCGGTCGACCAAGCGCCGCAGCGGAGCCGTGACGTGCGCGTACGACGCACCGATGCCCGCGTGGTTGGCCTTCGCGGGTGCCCCGTCGCCGAAGGCGGTGTAGCCCGCTCCGCGCAGCAGCCTCGTCGCCGCCACGTGCACGGCGAGCGACTCGGGCCGGATCGGGTCCATCTCGGCCAGCGCCACCGCGGGCGGGAGATCGACCGGCCACGCCACGCCGAGCCGGGTCGCCGAGCGGCGCAGTCCGGCGACCGTCTCCGGCTCCGGATCGGGCACCGTGCGCAGCACCCCGATCCCGGCGGACAGCATCATCTCCGCGGCGCACATCCCGGTCAGCAGCGAGATCTCCGCGTTCCACGCCTCGACCACCAACCGCGGCCGCAGCACCAGCCGCCAGCCGCCCGCTCCGTCGGATTCCACCTGCTGCTCGGGCAGGCCGAGCTCGATCGCGCCGCGCCGCATCGCCTGCTCCCGGCGCAACCGGCCGACGTCGGGCAGCAGCGCGATCGACGGATGCGGGATGCCCAGCTCCAGCGACCGCTGCACGCCGTCGTAGTCGAGCTGCGCCACCGAGCGCACCAGCGCGCGGCGGACGTCCACGCGCACCGGCAGCCCGTCCGGGTCCAGGTCGATGGTCCACAGCACGGCCGCGCGCACCTTCCCCGGCAACAGGCTCGCGGCGTCCTCGGACAGCTGCGCCGGGTGCAGCGGGACGTTGCCGTCGGGCAGGTAGAGGGTCTGGCCGCGGCGGCGGGACTCCGCGTCCAGCGCACCGCCGGGGCGCACGAACGCGGCCACGTCGGCGATCGCGTAGTGGATCCGGTAACCGCGGCGGCGGCGCCGCACCAGCACCGCCTGGTCGAGGTCCTTGGCCCCGGGCGGATCGACGGTGACCAGCGGCAGGTCGGTGGCGTCCACGCGGGAGCCGGTGGGCACCGGCTGCGCCACGGTCCGCTCGACCTCGGCCAGCGCGGCGGGCGGGTAGTCGGCGGGCAGCCCCAGTTCGGTGCGGATCGCCGAGAAGTCCTGCGCGGCAGCGGCAACTCCGGTGCCACTCGGTGGACCCACCGCCGCCGCCACGAGGCTCAGTCCTCGTCGTCTTCCCAGCGCACGTCGGCCTCGTCGGCCGCCTGGGTGCGCTCCGCGGCTATCTCCAGCGCGCGGGCCGCGGTCTCCTGGTCCGGGTACGGCCCCAAGCGCTCAGCGGCTCGGCAGCCGGCCTTCGGCTCGACCTGCCGGTGCTTCAGACAGAAGTACCACCTTCCGCGGGGCATGCACCGAGCCTCGCACGACTGCGCGCGGCTGTCACGCACCGCGCACCGACTGGACCAGGATGTCCGAATGGCGGCAGTCCCCGGTCATCCTCCGTAGCCAGAACCTCAGCGGTTCACCAGGCGGGCGGTGGTGGGGCGGCCGGGGTCGGCTGCTGCCCGCCCGGGGTTTGCCGCGGGATCGGGTCCAGGCAGGACACCAGCACCTGCTGGGACTCCGGGTTGTCGACCCGGCGCCCGTCGCGCATCCGGTACTCCAGCTCG
This portion of the Saccharopolyspora antimicrobica genome encodes:
- a CDS encoding DUF4326 domain-containing protein; this encodes MAGPWAAEVVAVLPDEASSWTDDERERADALLDGHAVVVNVRKGGPHKHLVPWLEESGLLTYVGHAGPRHSWPESEFASPFLKEAKVDREAMVHHYEQWLDEQPNLLAKLRDGELSGRALGCWCAPKPCHADVLAKRAG
- a CDS encoding RNB domain-containing ribonuclease, yielding MAAAVGPPSGTGVAAAAQDFSAIRTELGLPADYPPAALAEVERTVAQPVPTGSRVDATDLPLVTVDPPGAKDLDQAVLVRRRRRGYRIHYAIADVAAFVRPGGALDAESRRRGQTLYLPDGNVPLHPAQLSEDAASLLPGKVRAAVLWTIDLDPDGLPVRVDVRRALVRSVAQLDYDGVQRSLELGIPHPSIALLPDVGRLRREQAMRRGAIELGLPEQQVESDGAGGWRLVLRPRLVVEAWNAEISLLTGMCAAEMMLSAGIGVLRTVPDPEPETVAGLRRSATRLGVAWPVDLPPAVALAEMDPIRPESLAVHVAATRLLRGAGYTAFGDGAPAKANHAGIGASYAHVTAPLRRLVDRYSAEVCLAVSEDRPVPGWVLEALAQLPSAMGSSDRMAGQVERACIAQAQAWSLVSRVGEEFPATVLRASNGVAGEVFVAAPPVIARCTGDGLGEGQQVRVRLVVADPERREVAFEVA
- the npdG gene encoding NADPH-dependent F420 reductase, whose protein sequence is MAEVREMTIGVLGGTGAQGRGLAIRWARAGLKVVIGSRSADRAEQAAKEIVEVAGGDVTGQDNAGCAASADIVLAAVPWEGHAELLKSLQSQLAGKIVVDCVNPLGFDKKGPFALAVPEGSAAQQAEQLLPESRVTAAFHHVSAVALADLSVDHVDLDVLVLGDDREATDVVRALADVIPGVRGVYGGRLRNAHQVEALTANLIAINRRYKAHAGLRITDI